A single window of Fischerella sp. PCC 9605 DNA harbors:
- a CDS encoding GTPase family protein yields MVNQQEELKSILEKIQSPNITIIGQTGVGKSTLVNAIFGMEVAKVGAGRAVTQKYSKYSPESLGVKLPVIIYDSPGYEAGKEESEFIAETFRFINERIRKGIEEQIHLVWYVVSAPSARFQEFDIDILNEITKHRIPVIIVLSQCDRASDRERRGIKEAIAASQFNKLCDVIEVSAEPLTLNGRLICEPFGLKELVNKTIELLPEIYSESIILTQIVDIESKREIAWKYISQSAIACFSTGAIPIAFTTPVGAIAAMGHLCCQLTMLYGHSKLGLTLALSGVTVGGLINFFAYSLVDGLSSIFPGISFLSAAAAATYTTVSGMAYAKVCEKLAKQKIYGSQIEIKQFLKETFREEFSKFYDINISSIADLNTDKIRNRYLNSD; encoded by the coding sequence ATGGTTAATCAACAAGAGGAACTAAAGAGCATACTCGAAAAAATTCAATCTCCTAATATTACCATAATTGGTCAAACTGGAGTGGGGAAAAGCACCTTAGTAAATGCAATTTTCGGCATGGAAGTAGCTAAAGTAGGTGCGGGTCGGGCAGTAACTCAGAAATATTCTAAATACTCTCCAGAATCCTTAGGAGTAAAATTGCCTGTTATTATTTATGATTCTCCTGGTTATGAAGCAGGTAAAGAAGAATCAGAGTTTATTGCGGAAACTTTTCGATTCATAAATGAGCGAATCAGAAAAGGAATAGAAGAACAAATTCATCTTGTTTGGTATGTAGTGAGTGCGCCATCAGCAAGATTTCAAGAGTTTGATATAGATATCTTGAATGAAATCACAAAACATCGGATTCCTGTAATAATTGTCCTGTCGCAATGCGATCGGGCATCTGATAGAGAGAGAAGGGGAATTAAGGAAGCAATTGCGGCTTCTCAGTTCAATAAACTATGTGATGTCATTGAAGTATCAGCAGAACCATTGACACTTAATGGCAGACTAATTTGTGAACCTTTTGGTTTAAAAGAATTAGTAAATAAAACAATTGAACTTTTACCGGAAATATATTCTGAATCTATTATTTTAACACAAATAGTTGATATCGAATCTAAAAGAGAGATTGCTTGGAAGTATATTTCTCAATCTGCGATCGCTTGTTTTAGCACGGGAGCTATTCCAATTGCATTTACAACTCCAGTAGGAGCTATAGCAGCAATGGGTCATTTATGTTGCCAACTTACTATGTTATACGGTCATAGCAAACTAGGGCTGACCTTGGCATTATCTGGTGTTACAGTTGGAGGATTAATTAACTTTTTCGCGTACTCTTTAGTAGATGGGCTTAGTAGTATATTTCCAGGTATTTCCTTTCTTTCGGCAGCAGCAGCAGCAACATATACTACTGTTTCAGGAATGGCTTATGCTAAAGTCTGTGAAAAATTAGCCAAGCAAAAAATATATGGATCGCAAATTGAAATTAAACAATTTTTAAAAGAGACATTTAGAGAAGAATTTAGTAAATTCTATGATATAAATATCTCTTCCATTGCAGATTTAAATACCGACAAAATTCGCAATCGTTATTTAAATAGTGATTAA
- a CDS encoding zinc ribbon domain-containing protein — MALISCPECQKEGISDQALTCPHCGVPIAMKSPSRLVSTALKRVGIPLLLAALGFMLDNPSDRSESDEI; from the coding sequence ATGGCTTTAATTTCTTGCCCAGAATGTCAAAAAGAGGGAATTTCCGATCAAGCTTTGACTTGCCCGCACTGTGGAGTTCCTATTGCTATGAAAAGCCCCAGTAGACTTGTATCTACAGCGCTCAAGCGTGTCGGTATTCCATTGCTTTTAGCTGCTTTGGGCTTTATGTTAGACAATCCAAGCGATCGCTCTGAGTCGGATGAGATTTAA
- the cobS gene encoding adenosylcobinamide-GDP ribazoletransferase translates to MTNHCQWWKQLLLSMGAAVAFYTTIPLPYIYAFDFQGVARLAPMIGLMIGGILALFDFLMHYLGMPVLTRSALVVCGWIAITGGLHLDGAMDTADGLAVGDPKRRLEVMADSATGAFGAMAAIALVLLKTTALTELDRNRWLILMAAAGWGRWGQILAIACYPYLKPTGKGAFHKQAIRSYKDCLPMLLLLVGLSCLQIFLDRNQIFFAITMALTGSAIAAITGAWFNHKLGGHTGDTYGAVVEWTEALFLCVLTALGN, encoded by the coding sequence ATGACCAATCACTGTCAGTGGTGGAAACAACTACTGTTGAGCATGGGAGCAGCTGTTGCATTCTATACTACAATTCCCCTGCCATATATATATGCCTTTGACTTCCAAGGAGTAGCGCGTCTTGCCCCGATGATAGGACTGATGATCGGGGGAATTTTAGCGCTATTTGATTTTCTAATGCATTATCTGGGTATGCCAGTGCTAACTCGCAGTGCTTTGGTAGTATGTGGTTGGATTGCGATTACAGGCGGGCTCCACTTAGATGGAGCAATGGATACTGCTGATGGTTTAGCAGTAGGCGATCCAAAGCGAAGGCTAGAAGTGATGGCAGATAGTGCTACAGGTGCTTTTGGAGCAATGGCAGCGATCGCCTTGGTGCTGCTGAAAACAACTGCGCTAACAGAACTAGATCGCAACCGTTGGTTAATTTTAATGGCTGCTGCTGGGTGGGGACGCTGGGGACAAATCCTAGCAATTGCCTGTTATCCTTACTTGAAACCGACAGGCAAAGGTGCATTTCATAAACAAGCCATTCGTTCTTACAAAGATTGCTTACCGATGCTGTTGTTGCTGGTAGGTTTGAGCTGTTTACAAATTTTTTTAGACCGAAATCAAATATTTTTCGCCATCACAATGGCACTCACTGGAAGCGCGATCGCCGCAATTACCGGTGCTTGGTTTAATCACAAATTAGGCGGACACACAGGCGATACTTACGGTGCAGTTGTAGAGTGGACTGAAGCTTTATTTCTGTGTGTGTTGACAGCTTTGGGAAATTAG
- a CDS encoding PPC domain-containing protein, protein MKSKAFAMGLKQITFIPASLLAIAISSTAAFAQVNKLYNPIPLPNTYEVSDTLTDKDIPTGQGGFARDYMVTLKKGDNLAVDLSSESFDSIVTLLGPDGTTIAENDDGPDGSSNSLLFTRITEAGPYIVRVRSFGETGVGAFKLKVTRLQPVK, encoded by the coding sequence ATGAAAAGTAAGGCTTTTGCAATGGGTTTAAAACAAATCACTTTCATTCCTGCCTCGTTGTTGGCAATTGCCATAAGTTCAACCGCGGCTTTTGCTCAAGTGAATAAATTGTATAATCCAATTCCCTTGCCTAACACTTATGAAGTTTCCGATACACTGACCGATAAAGACATCCCCACAGGTCAAGGTGGATTTGCCCGCGATTACATGGTGACGTTGAAAAAAGGTGATAACTTAGCAGTTGATCTCAGTTCTGAAAGTTTTGACAGTATTGTTACACTGCTGGGGCCAGATGGAACGACCATAGCAGAAAATGATGATGGCCCTGATGGCAGCAGCAACTCTTTATTATTCACCCGCATCACAGAAGCAGGGCCTTACATTGTTCGTGTCAGGTCTTTTGGCGAAACTGGTGTAGGGGCTTTTAAACTCAAAGTAACACGATTGCAACCGGTCAAATAA
- a CDS encoding ComF family protein: MINWKNLLNLFLQSNCPLCQRSTSQELCPNCVRQLQKCHIYDISNIGQNPLPIFAWGVYGGILKRAIAAMKYENQPQIARCLGQWLGEAWLLHYECDRQLVVVPIPLHASKLKQRGYNQAALIAESFCATTGLQLKQNGLKRIKETEAQFSLSASEREKNLTAAFGLGKDFDHRPNASVLIVDDIYTTGATVKSAIQTLCNSGIAVSGLAVVATAVKDN; the protein is encoded by the coding sequence ATGATCAATTGGAAAAATCTACTCAACCTCTTTCTTCAATCTAATTGCCCTTTGTGTCAGCGTTCCACCTCGCAAGAATTATGTCCAAACTGTGTTCGCCAGTTGCAAAAATGCCATATTTATGATATTAGCAATATCGGCCAAAACCCCTTACCGATATTTGCCTGGGGAGTGTATGGCGGTATACTCAAACGAGCGATCGCTGCAATGAAATACGAAAATCAGCCTCAAATTGCTCGTTGTTTGGGTCAGTGGTTGGGAGAAGCATGGTTATTACATTACGAGTGCGATCGCCAATTGGTAGTAGTTCCCATCCCGCTTCACGCTAGTAAGCTAAAACAACGCGGCTACAATCAAGCCGCACTCATAGCCGAGAGTTTCTGTGCAACGACTGGATTACAATTGAAACAAAATGGTCTAAAAAGGATTAAAGAAACCGAAGCACAGTTTAGCTTATCTGCATCTGAGCGAGAAAAAAACTTAACTGCTGCCTTTGGACTAGGTAAAGACTTTGATCATCGTCCAAATGCTTCGGTGTTAATAGTAGATGACATATACACTACAGGTGCAACCGTCAAATCTGCCATACAAACACTTTGTAACAGTGGCATAGCTGTTTCTGGTTTAGCAGTAGTTGCTACTGCTGTTAAAGATAATTAA
- a CDS encoding helix-turn-helix domain-containing protein, whose product MGLINRIQEFGKEKGIPSANKFWQITGLPRATAFRLWRDRNIYPDRGTVEVICKKLNAQPGDFLNYVEEADEIS is encoded by the coding sequence ATGGGACTAATCAACAGAATTCAAGAATTTGGCAAAGAAAAAGGCATTCCCAGCGCCAACAAATTTTGGCAAATCACTGGACTGCCAAGAGCAACAGCATTTAGGCTGTGGAGGGATAGAAATATTTATCCAGATAGAGGAACCGTTGAAGTGATTTGTAAAAAATTAAACGCCCAACCGGGTGACTTTTTGAATTACGTAGAGGAAGCTGATGAGATCAGTTAA
- a CDS encoding Pepco domain-containing protein: protein MSTEISTPKQIWIITEETSETAVSHESTTTRGARSSRDMGGILGAEITETTEVTITKRKAVQVDQLKHEMSEFLQAMREILEEAEQPNSKMQLDEVELSVEINGEGKISLFGVGGKAGGKGAMTFKFKRR, encoded by the coding sequence ATGTCAACAGAAATCTCAACCCCAAAACAAATCTGGATTATTACCGAAGAAACATCCGAAACTGCTGTTTCTCATGAAAGTACAACCACTCGTGGTGCAAGAAGCAGTCGCGATATGGGCGGAATACTTGGTGCAGAAATTACGGAAACGACAGAAGTCACCATCACCAAACGTAAAGCTGTCCAAGTAGACCAACTCAAGCACGAAATGTCAGAATTTCTGCAAGCAATGCGAGAAATTCTGGAAGAAGCAGAACAGCCAAATTCCAAAATGCAACTAGATGAAGTTGAATTATCAGTAGAGATTAATGGCGAAGGAAAAATCAGCCTGTTTGGGGTTGGTGGGAAAGCGGGGGGTAAGGGTGCGATGACTTTCAAGTTTAAACGAAGATAA
- a CDS encoding caspase family protein has protein sequence MGRNWAIAVGINNYDNLQALKYAKRDAEAMYAWFKN, from the coding sequence ATGGGTAGGAATTGGGCGATCGCAGTTGGCATAAACAATTACGATAATCTCCAGGCGCTCAAATATGCCAAGCGAGATGCAGAGGCTATGTATGCTTGGTTCAAAAATTGA
- a CDS encoding GNAT family N-acetyltransferase produces MTNDYYRDFFIRPWEERDRIPAAEVIRSVLSEYGLGWEPDGADRDVLQVEECYLATGGEFWIIEYQNQVVGTGAYYPVTRGEKAVEIRKMYLLPSVRGVGLGKYLLQQLEDAIARRGFEQIWIETASVLAEAVKLYENNGYQPATGVETTRCDRVYVKLLTSIFDAGENGC; encoded by the coding sequence ATGACTAATGACTATTATCGAGATTTTTTCATTCGTCCGTGGGAGGAGCGCGATCGCATTCCTGCTGCTGAGGTAATTCGATCTGTATTATCAGAATATGGTCTAGGGTGGGAGCCTGACGGCGCAGACCGAGATGTACTGCAAGTAGAAGAATGCTACTTAGCTACAGGGGGAGAGTTTTGGATCATTGAATACCAAAATCAAGTAGTAGGTACGGGAGCATATTACCCTGTTACCCGTGGTGAAAAAGCCGTAGAAATTCGCAAAATGTATCTTTTGCCGAGTGTAAGGGGTGTAGGACTGGGCAAGTATTTGTTACAACAGCTAGAAGATGCGATCGCCCGTCGTGGTTTTGAGCAAATTTGGATTGAAACCGCTAGCGTCTTAGCAGAAGCAGTCAAGTTGTACGAAAACAACGGATATCAACCAGCGACAGGTGTAGAAACAACACGGTGCGATCGCGTTTATGTAAAACTGCTAACGAGTATTTTTGATGCTGGAGAGAATGGCTGTTAA
- a CDS encoding tRNA-(ms[2]io[6]A)-hydroxylase, with amino-acid sequence MLSSDLPTINILKQATCSAWVEQAISHIDIILLDHAQCERKAAGVALNLIFRYPSNAKMVRELTKIAREELEHFEQVNQWLEHRNIPMRPLAPPPYGAGLKAQIRPKEPERFLDSLLVSGLIEARSHERLGLLATHCSEPELAKFYRGLMASEARHFGIYWVLADTYFDREIVQLRLDELAVVESELLTNLHPEPRIHS; translated from the coding sequence GTGCTGTCTTCTGATTTACCAACAATCAACATCCTCAAACAAGCAACCTGTTCTGCTTGGGTGGAACAAGCAATATCTCACATAGATATTATTCTCCTCGACCACGCCCAATGCGAACGTAAAGCTGCTGGTGTGGCGTTAAATTTGATTTTTCGCTATCCTTCTAACGCCAAAATGGTGCGAGAACTTACTAAAATAGCTCGCGAAGAACTCGAACACTTCGAGCAAGTCAATCAATGGCTAGAACATAGAAATATACCCATGCGTCCCTTAGCGCCGCCTCCCTATGGTGCGGGTTTAAAAGCCCAAATTCGCCCCAAAGAACCAGAACGCTTTTTAGATTCTCTGCTTGTGAGCGGTTTAATTGAGGCTCGCAGTCACGAACGCCTGGGATTGTTAGCTACTCACTGTTCTGAGCCAGAATTAGCAAAATTTTATCGCGGCTTGATGGCATCCGAAGCACGGCATTTTGGTATTTACTGGGTACTAGCTGATACTTATTTTGACCGTGAAATTGTTCAACTACGTTTGGATGAATTGGCAGTTGTGGAAAGTGAATTGCTAACAAATTTGCATCCTGAGCCAAGAATTCATAGTTAG
- a CDS encoding DUF1772 domain-containing protein, with protein sequence MTIQNSLYRLFGPPGPGAFIEPGAVLALIVLSFLVRKRRPAFRLTLAATVFWLLAFPVVFFLFTEPVNTVFRNSTPQSLPVNWMQLRNQWEYSHAARFVLQLIGFSMLLLSVILETPKERPGDRAGFRQTELETTRR encoded by the coding sequence GTGACGATCCAGAATTCTCTATACCGACTGTTCGGGCCCCCAGGCCCTGGCGCATTTATTGAGCCGGGTGCTGTTCTTGCCTTGATCGTGCTGTCATTCCTCGTTCGCAAGCGCCGACCAGCTTTTCGGTTGACGCTAGCCGCGACGGTTTTCTGGTTGCTGGCGTTTCCTGTGGTTTTCTTCCTGTTTACTGAGCCTGTAAATACCGTGTTTCGCAACTCGACGCCCCAATCATTACCAGTGAATTGGATGCAGTTGCGCAACCAGTGGGAATACTCACACGCGGCCCGGTTCGTGCTTCAGCTAATCGGGTTCAGTATGCTGCTACTGTCTGTAATTCTTGAGACTCCCAAAGAACGTCCTGGCGATCGCGCTGGATTTCGTCAAACTGAGTTGGAAACAACCCGTCGGTAA
- a CDS encoding MOSC domain-containing protein: MTKISVQQLFIYPIKGLSVQKCDRVHLKIGYGIPGDRAFALMYRDVSVETLHCNVSWMNKQNFAMQNDWPGLAALDCSYDSATGTLTVKRKGIELLVADTNTSKGRDLISAFFTGYLAGIYPSQAARHPNRAPLQLVGEFGETRYPDREAVHISLVSQGTVDRLSELAGQAIDVRRFRPNIVVDGVPAWGEFDWVGQEMQLGSARILVTARINRCLNIDVNPETGERDIGLLSLLQKHFQHTQTGVLAQVISSGNVAIGDESYRRVVSNSV, translated from the coding sequence ATGACTAAAATATCCGTTCAACAATTATTTATTTATCCAATCAAAGGATTAAGCGTTCAAAAGTGCGATCGCGTTCACCTCAAAATCGGATATGGTATCCCGGGCGATCGCGCTTTTGCTTTGATGTACAGAGACGTTTCTGTAGAGACGTTGCACTGCAACGTCTCTTGGATGAACAAGCAAAACTTCGCCATGCAAAACGACTGGCCAGGACTCGCGGCGTTAGATTGTTCCTATGACTCGGCGACTGGCACATTGACAGTGAAACGTAAAGGTATAGAGTTATTGGTTGCCGACACTAACACCAGCAAAGGGCGAGATCTGATTTCAGCCTTTTTTACTGGATACCTGGCAGGAATTTATCCCAGTCAAGCTGCTAGACATCCTAACCGCGCACCTTTGCAATTGGTCGGGGAATTTGGAGAAACTCGCTATCCCGACCGAGAAGCAGTACATATTTCTCTCGTCAGTCAGGGAACCGTTGATCGCTTAAGTGAATTAGCCGGACAAGCAATAGACGTGCGGCGTTTCCGCCCCAATATTGTTGTGGATGGTGTACCCGCTTGGGGAGAATTCGACTGGGTTGGGCAAGAAATGCAACTTGGTTCAGCCCGAATTTTAGTTACAGCCAGAATTAATCGCTGCTTAAATATTGATGTCAATCCTGAAACAGGAGAACGAGATATTGGGCTATTATCCCTACTGCAAAAGCATTTTCAGCATACGCAGACGGGTGTTTTAGCACAGGTGATTAGCAGTGGTAACGTGGCAATTGGCGATGAGTCTTACCGACGGGTTGTTTCCAACTCAGTTTGA
- a CDS encoding FTR1 family iron permease, producing MNFSTALPTFVITLREGVEAALVVGIVLALLKKAKQSRLNPWVYAGVGVGIVLSALIGVLFSSIIQALGAINPQYTSVVEPLLEGVFSVLAIAMLSWMLIWMTKQARVMKAQVEGAVTDALKNNSNAGWGIFTLILVAVLREGFETVLFIAANFQQGLIPSLGAIAGIAVAAAIGVLLFQWGVKINIRRFFQVMGVLLVLIVAGLVVSTLHNFDEAVSNYALSSRATESLCFYYERFTKIHSCILGPMVWNTSNILPEEKFPGILLKALFGYREHLYQVQALAYIIFLLTVGGLYFRSLTSASPQTGNIPAGQKPMSSAKE from the coding sequence ATGAATTTTAGTACTGCTCTACCTACTTTTGTGATTACACTCCGAGAAGGAGTGGAAGCTGCCTTAGTGGTTGGTATTGTCCTGGCTTTGTTGAAAAAAGCTAAACAATCCCGACTCAACCCTTGGGTATATGCTGGTGTCGGTGTTGGCATTGTCCTGAGTGCGCTGATAGGTGTGCTGTTTAGCTCGATCATTCAAGCACTAGGTGCAATTAATCCTCAGTACACCTCCGTAGTTGAACCACTGCTAGAAGGTGTGTTCAGCGTGTTAGCGATCGCCATGCTTAGCTGGATGCTAATCTGGATGACCAAGCAAGCTAGAGTTATGAAAGCTCAAGTAGAGGGAGCGGTAACAGATGCCTTAAAAAATAACTCTAATGCTGGTTGGGGCATTTTTACCTTAATTTTGGTTGCTGTTTTGCGTGAAGGCTTTGAAACAGTTTTGTTCATCGCTGCAAATTTTCAACAGGGGCTAATTCCCAGCCTTGGTGCTATTGCTGGAATTGCTGTTGCAGCGGCAATTGGTGTGCTTTTATTTCAATGGGGAGTCAAAATCAACATCCGGCGATTTTTCCAGGTAATGGGCGTTTTGTTGGTATTGATTGTTGCTGGTTTAGTAGTTTCAACACTACACAATTTTGATGAAGCTGTCAGCAATTATGCCCTCAGTAGTCGTGCGACAGAAAGCCTTTGTTTCTATTACGAAAGGTTTACCAAAATCCACTCTTGTATTTTAGGCCCAATGGTTTGGAATACATCTAACATTTTGCCTGAAGAAAAATTTCCTGGTATTCTGCTCAAAGCTTTGTTTGGTTACAGAGAACACCTCTATCAAGTGCAAGCATTAGCGTATATTATATTTTTGCTGACTGTTGGCGGTTTGTATTTCCGCAGCCTCACATCTGCTTCTCCTCAGACCGGAAATATCCCAGCAGGTCAAAAACCGATGAGTTCTGCTAAGGAATAG
- a CDS encoding ferritin-like domain-containing protein, with translation MQELDHQKTIDLLNAIMEFELAGVVRYTHYSLMVTGPNRIPIVTFFKAQASESLLHAQQVGEILTGLDGHPSLKIAPIEETYKHSVKHILEESLAHEKKALDLYKNLLDTVNNASIYLEEFARTMIGQEEMHNLELKKMLRDFS, from the coding sequence ATGCAAGAACTCGATCACCAAAAAACAATCGACCTATTGAACGCCATCATGGAATTTGAACTAGCAGGAGTTGTGCGTTATACTCATTACTCCTTGATGGTGACTGGTCCCAATCGCATTCCGATTGTGACTTTTTTCAAGGCCCAGGCTAGTGAGTCTCTACTTCACGCCCAACAAGTGGGAGAAATTCTCACAGGTTTAGATGGGCATCCTAGTCTGAAAATTGCGCCGATTGAAGAAACTTATAAGCATTCAGTTAAACACATTTTGGAAGAAAGCTTGGCACACGAAAAGAAAGCATTGGATTTGTATAAAAATCTGTTAGATACTGTCAATAATGCCAGTATTTATCTAGAAGAATTTGCGCGAACAATGATTGGTCAGGAAGAGATGCACAATCTTGAACTGAAAAAAATGTTACGCGATTTTAGTTAA
- a CDS encoding ComEA family DNA-binding protein gives MKKYRYVCLAIAACVIVTLSSCNNGGTSTTENSPAASTPNSASQTTETVTHSAHGSKKQININTAILSELDKFEAQLGVPALSNKIQANRPYASPEELVSKKVITQAQFDKIKDQVTVQEVVLSGEAKDVDYMTKLGLMKGHLIVAQELLDQNQPKQAEPHIGHPVEEIYVDVEDQLNDRKVKEFKTTLVSLQDLVKSKPKDAKVKTDLTTSMQAVDGAIAALPENQRTQPAFVLQVINGLLDAANSEYGAAVADGKISAAIEYQDSRGFVQYANDLYKGISSQVAKENPEADKTIQASMAQLTKNWPTVIPPAKPVNSPEEVTKLVKTIESESQKIIDASKTQAQQ, from the coding sequence ATGAAAAAATATCGTTACGTTTGTTTAGCTATTGCTGCTTGTGTCATAGTTACGCTAAGTTCCTGTAATAATGGTGGCACGTCCACCACAGAAAATTCGCCAGCGGCTAGCACTCCAAATTCCGCCTCACAAACTACTGAAACAGTTACTCATAGCGCTCATGGTAGCAAAAAACAAATTAATATCAACACAGCAATCTTGTCTGAGTTAGATAAATTTGAAGCACAGCTAGGCGTACCAGCATTATCGAATAAGATTCAGGCAAATCGTCCCTATGCTAGTCCTGAGGAATTAGTAAGTAAAAAGGTGATTACCCAAGCACAGTTCGACAAAATTAAAGACCAAGTAACTGTTCAGGAAGTGGTTTTGAGTGGAGAAGCCAAAGATGTTGACTACATGACTAAGCTGGGGTTGATGAAAGGGCATCTGATTGTAGCGCAAGAATTGCTAGATCAGAATCAGCCAAAACAGGCAGAACCGCACATCGGACACCCTGTCGAAGAAATTTATGTTGATGTAGAAGACCAACTCAACGATCGCAAAGTTAAAGAATTTAAGACGACTTTGGTGAGTTTGCAAGATTTAGTGAAATCTAAGCCCAAAGATGCCAAGGTCAAAACTGATTTGACTACTTCGATGCAAGCAGTGGATGGAGCGATCGCGGCTTTACCAGAAAACCAACGCACCCAGCCCGCATTCGTGCTACAGGTAATTAACGGCTTGTTAGATGCAGCCAACTCAGAATATGGTGCAGCAGTTGCTGACGGTAAAATCTCCGCAGCAATTGAGTATCAAGATTCCCGTGGCTTCGTACAGTACGCTAACGACTTGTACAAAGGCATTTCTAGCCAAGTGGCTAAAGAAAATCCCGAAGCCGATAAAACAATTCAAGCGAGTATGGCTCAACTGACAAAAAACTGGCCTACAGTCATCCCGCCAGCTAAGCCAGTCAATTCCCCTGAGGAAGTAACCAAGCTGGTGAAAACCATCGAATCGGAATCTCAAAAAATCATTGACGCTTCCAAAACGCAAGCGCAGCAATAG
- a CDS encoding multicopper oxidase domain-containing protein: MPNNFALNQEKIWSRRQLLKLGLAGAGVTGAVTVWHKLTAQKHLVRIPPLEKEVTSNSAANPMQVVRDFDYGTLKRENGRIIREFRLTAGTSPIQLNSAVSYNVWDLNGRIPGPTLRAKQGDRVRVLFLNKAGHSHSLHFHGIHPAEMDGVRPVSNSSATIYEFDAEPFGVHLYHCHIEPVTRHVAKGLYGMFIIDPPKPRPPADEIVLVMAGYDVNDDNHNEHYAFNGLPHYFMDHPIRIYQNQLIRLYVLNIIEFDPAVTFHLHANFFDVYPTGMTLTPTQKTDVITMGVAERHILEFAFRYPGKYMFHPHQDAIAENGCMGQFEVVAESNSKRK, translated from the coding sequence ATGCCTAATAATTTTGCTCTTAATCAAGAAAAAATATGGAGTCGCCGTCAACTGTTGAAACTCGGATTAGCAGGTGCTGGCGTAACTGGAGCAGTTACTGTGTGGCACAAGCTGACAGCACAAAAGCACTTAGTGAGAATACCACCGTTGGAGAAAGAGGTAACTTCTAATAGTGCTGCCAACCCAATGCAGGTAGTGCGAGATTTTGATTATGGAACGCTCAAGCGTGAAAATGGGCGGATAATCCGAGAATTTCGCTTGACTGCTGGTACTTCCCCGATACAGTTAAATAGCGCTGTTTCTTACAACGTCTGGGACTTAAATGGTCGTATCCCCGGGCCGACACTGAGAGCAAAACAAGGCGATCGCGTGCGGGTATTGTTCCTCAACAAAGCGGGACATTCTCACTCTTTGCATTTTCACGGTATCCACCCTGCCGAAATGGACGGTGTGCGCCCAGTTAGCAACAGTAGTGCCACGATTTATGAATTTGATGCTGAACCCTTTGGTGTTCACCTCTATCATTGCCATATTGAACCAGTCACCCGGCACGTTGCGAAAGGGCTATATGGAATGTTTATTATCGATCCGCCCAAACCGCGCCCACCAGCAGATGAGATTGTCCTGGTGATGGCTGGGTATGACGTCAATGACGATAACCACAACGAACATTACGCCTTCAACGGTTTGCCGCACTACTTCATGGATCATCCCATCCGCATTTACCAAAATCAGTTGATTCGGTTGTATGTCCTCAACATTATTGAATTCGATCCCGCAGTCACGTTTCACTTGCACGCCAACTTCTTCGATGTTTATCCAACTGGAATGACTCTCACTCCTACCCAAAAAACTGATGTAATTACAATGGGTGTAGCAGAACGTCATATCTTAGAGTTTGCCTTTCGCTATCCAGGCAAGTATATGTTTCATCCCCATCAAGATGCGATCGCAGAAAACGGCTGTATGGGTCAATTTGAAGTAGTGGCCGAGAGCAACTCTAAAAGAAAATAG
- a CDS encoding CoA-binding protein: MPLLKANDNAMRDVLSRAKVIAVVGHSDKPERTSYQIAQFLRRAGYTVYPVNPTVKEIDGQPSYSSLKGIPEQVDIVNVFRRSEYLSEIVDEAIAINAKTVWAQLGVSNQQAAQKALSAGLNVVMDACLKIEYLRLGIGEIDSAS, from the coding sequence ATGCCTCTCCTCAAAGCTAATGATAATGCCATGCGTGATGTGTTGAGCCGCGCCAAAGTCATAGCGGTAGTCGGTCATTCTGATAAACCTGAACGAACTAGTTATCAAATAGCTCAATTTTTGCGGAGGGCGGGTTATACCGTCTACCCCGTGAATCCCACTGTCAAAGAAATTGATGGTCAGCCAAGCTATTCTTCCCTCAAAGGAATTCCGGAACAAGTGGATATTGTCAATGTTTTTAGGCGTTCTGAGTACTTGAGCGAAATTGTTGACGAAGCAATAGCCATCAACGCTAAAACTGTATGGGCGCAACTGGGTGTCTCAAACCAACAAGCAGCACAAAAAGCTTTGAGTGCAGGACTAAATGTGGTGATGGATGCTTGCCTCAAAATTGAGTATCTGCGCTTGGGGATTGGTGAAATAGATAGTGCCAGTTGA